The DNA window CACCACGCCACCGTGCTGCGCAGCCTGACGAACGAGACAAAGTTCGGCGCGGTCCATCTCAAGGCCCAGTATTACATGATGACCGGCTACCTGTTTCCGGTCGGCGTAAAGGCGCCGAGCATGGGCGCCGCGGTGGCCCGCACCCTGGGGCCGCGGAATCCGCAGGTGCCGCCGTACATCTACCTTGGCCGCGACATCGACACCAGCGACACCGAAAAGCAGTTCATCAACGAATATATCGGGCCGGGCTTCTATGGCCCGAAGCACGCTCCGCTCATGATCCCCAACCCCGTCCGCGGGCTGGCGACGCTGAGCGCGACCGCCGGCATGACCGTCGAGCGTCTCGACCGGCGGCTGAAGATGCTGGAGGAGGTGCAGCGAGCATCCGGCGGCAGCTTGCGAGACTCGGCCAAGGTCGAGGATTATCTGCGGGTGATGGCCCAGGCCCGTGCCATGATGGATTCGCCGGTCAAACTGGCGCTCGACTACGTCAAACAGGAGCGGGCGGCCACCATTGCCGCCTACGAGCCGCAGATTACGGCCGAGCAGGTGAAAGACAAGAAATATTATTTTGGCCGCCGTTTCGGGCATGGGCTGCTGGTGGCCCGCCGGCTGGTGGAAGCTGGCGCGCGGTTCGTGCAGGTCGAGTATCAATACGGCGCCTTCAAAGGTTTTGACACGCACGAAGACGGCTCCACTCGCATCGTCGAGTTGAAAAAGCAGGTCGACGGCCCGCTGGCCCAGTTGATCCGCGATCTGGCCGACCGCGGCCTGTTGGAGCGGACGCTGGTGGTGGTGGCCACTGAATTCGGCCGCACGATCGCCAATCAGCCGAAGGCGGGCGTCGAGCCAATCGGCTTCGCCGAGCAGCAGTCGGGCGACGACCTGCTGATCGAGAGCGAGAAGATGTATGGCTTTCACGGCCACTTCAGCAGCGCCAACACGCTGCTCTTCTTTGGCGGCGGCTTCAAGCCCGGCCTGGTCTATGGCCGGACGGCCGAGCGTCATCCGATGGTGCCCGTCGAGCACGCCGTCTCGCTGAGCGACGTACACGCCACGGTCTATCGCGCGTTGGACATCGCGCCCGACACGGCTTACGTCACCGAGGGCCGGCCGTTTCACGTCACGAAAGACGGCAAGGGAAGGGCGATCGAGGCCTTGCTGGCTTGATTAATCGTCGCTGGACAAGGGCAAGGCGATTTCTTCCAGCGACTTGCGTTCGGCCACATAGGAGGTGCCGATGAAGCCGATTTCGTCGCTGGTGAAAGCCAGCGTGTCGGGATGCCGCAGAATGCCGCTGATCGCGCCCATCAGCGTCACTTCGAGGCCGTCGAGAATCCAGGTGATGCCCAAGGTAAACAGCACCAGCCAGTGAAACCGGCCCCAAGGCAGGCGGTCGAGGCGCGCGGGCACATCGGTCTGGATGGTACGCGGTGGTGCAGCGGAAAGGGTTGCCTGGGCCATGGCAGTAAGGGAGGTGCATCGTCCGTGCCAAGCCGTGGACAACGCACGATCTGAAGACGGCAATGATTGCCCCGCGGCTGGCGCATTTTGACAACCACCGCGCTGTGCGGATACGATTAGAGTACGGAACCCGTGAGACGTGCGCCATTGATGAGCTGCCCGCAATTATGACGAAAAGTCGAGAGGGCGGGGAGAATTACATTACCAAGGCCGCCAAGCGGGAAGCCAAACGAAGCGGCAAAGACGTATGTTCTATTCTTGGCAAGTGGCTCACCGAAGCCAAGCAGGCAGGCGACGTTCGGCGAGCCGTTGATATTCTTATGGCGCAAAAATACCTCGGCTGTCGAAATAAGCGGAAGAGGAGTTCAACATGAGTTGGTACGCCGCGCACTTGGTCATGTTCGTCGAGTTCAAAGATACGGTCCAAGAACAACATCCTGTTTGGGAGAACATTGTTCTCATCGGCGCCGCGAGCGAAGAGGAAGCGTTTGAAAAGGCCGAGCGACACGGTCGCAGCGCGGAAGGCGACGAGTGCGGCTCATTCCGCTGGGGCAAAAAGCCGGCACAGTGGGTGTTTGCCGGCGTACGCAAACTGACGGAATGCGCAATGCTCTCTGACGTACCCGGCGACGGCACCGAGATTTCCTTCAACGAATTGGAATTGGCCTCTCGTGAGGACGTCCGAAAACTAGCCCAAGGAAAGCCCGTTCAGGTCACCCTGGCCGATCGTTTTCCCACAACCTCACGAAGTGGCGCGGACGCCGAAAGCAAAGCTCGTAAACGGAAACCTGCCTGATCCAGTGAGGCCTGCTCACACGAGCTCGAAAATCGTGGCGATTCCCTGACCGACGCCGATGCACATGGTCGCCAGGCCGCGCGTGGCGCCGCGGTCGACCATGGTGTGAATGAGCGTGGTCGCAATCCGCGCGCCGCTGGCGCCCAGCGGATGCCCGATGGCGATCGCCCCGCCACGCACGTTCAGCTTCTCCTCGTCGATGCCCAGCATCCGCACGCAGGCCAGCGTCTGGGCCGCGAACGCCTCGTTCAGTTCGATCAGGTCGATATCTTTCAGCGACAGGCCGGCCCGCTTGAGGGCCTTCTGGGTCGCCGGCACGGGTCCGGTGCCCATCACGCACGGATCGACGCCCACGACGGCCGTGGACAGCACGCGCACCAGCGGCTTCAGGCCCAGCTCGGCGGCTTTCTCTTCCGACATCACCAACATCGCCGCCGCGCCGTCGTTCAAGGGCGAGCTGTTGCCCGCCGTCACCGTGCCGACGCCGGGCATAAACGCCGGCTTCAATGCCCCCAGGCTCTCCAGGCTGCAATCAGGCCGGATGCACTGGTCGGTCTCGACGAGCGTGCGCTCACCGGCCTCGTTGCGGCCCCAAACCGGCACGATCTCGTTCTTGAAGTCGCCATTGGCCGTGGCTTCGGCGGCACGGTGATGGCTGCGCATGGAAAACACGTCTTGCTCCTGGCGCGAAATGCCTTGCGTCTGGGCCAAGAACTCGGCCGTCACGCCCATGTTCAGCGCGCCCTTCGACGTGCGATGGAACAGCTTGGGGTTGATGTCGATGCCGGCGTCCATGGCGATATGGTGCATGTGCTCCAGCCCGCCCACGATCTGCACGTCTTCGAAGCCCGCCATGATGGCGTGCGTGGCCTGGTTGAGCGCCTGCAGGCTCGAACCGCAGAGCCGGTTGATCGTCGTGCCGCCGGTGGCCGGCGAGAGGTTGGCCATCAGGCCGATGCTGCGGGCGACGTTGAGGCCCTGCTCGCCCTGCTGCTGCGTGTTGCCCAGCACCAGGTCTTCGACTTCAGCCGGGTCGATACCGGTGCGCTCGACGAGCGCCTGGATGACGGCCACCGCCAGATCGTCGCTGCGGACATCGCGAAAGACGCCCTTTTCTTTGTGCGCGCGGCCGATGGCCGTGCGGACCCCGTCGATAACTACCGCGCGTTTCATAGAACCTCCAAGATACTTGCTCTATATTCTACAGCCCAAATCGTCTGCCGACCGCTGCGGCGCCGGCACCCCAAAACAACAGCAGCAACGCGCCGAGCAACAGGATGAATGCCCCCGCGACGACTTTGCCAAGAAACCGCCAGAATGCGCGCTGCGCTTCGAGAGCGCAATCGAGGTGTTCAATGCGGCGCGAGGTAACGAAATCGCCGATGCTGAAACTCCCGGACGACTTTCGATGCCGAATTGTCTTCTACTCCCCATAAAACGTCCGACCCTCCTTCGCCAGCCGCTCCAACATCGGCGTTGCCTGATACCGCTTGCCGAACGATTGATAGGGCTTCAACATCTCCACAATCTTCGCGGCCCCCAGCGTGTCGGCCCAGAACAACAGCCCGCCCTTGAACGGCGGAAACCCGATGCCGTAAATCAGGCCCAGGTCGACGTCGCGCGGGTCGCGCACCTTTTGCTCTTCCAAAATCCGCGTCGCTTCCAGCACCATCGGCAAGAACAACCGCTCGATGATCTGCTGCTCGCGGAGCCTGGTTTGCCCGCGCATCAGCGGCTTCACGACATCGGCGAGCGTCGGGTCGGGCGTGCCGCGGCCCTCCTTTTTGTCCTTATAGGCGAAGAACCCGACACCCGTTTTTTGCCCCAGCCGTCCGGCCTTGACCATCGCGGCCAACAAAGGCGATTCGCCGATCCGGTCCGGGAACGCCTCGTGCATCACTTGCCCGGCGTAGTACGCCGTGTCGAGGCCCACCACGTCGTACAGCGTGATCGGTCCCATCGGCATGCCGAACGTCTTGGCCGCCGATTCGATGGCCTTGATCTCCACTCCGTCCAAGATCAACTCCAAGGCTTCGTTCATGTAGGGGAGCAGCAGACGGTTGACGAGAAAGCCCGGTCCGTCGTTGACCACGATCGGTGATTTGCCCACCGCCTTGGCGAAGGCGACGGCGGTGGCCACGGTCTCGTCGCTCGTCTTCGGCCCGCGAATCACTTCCACCAGCGGCATCTTGCGCACCGGGTTGAAAAAGTGGATGCCGCAAAAACGCTCGGGCCGCTTCAGCTTTTCCGCCAGCCGGCCGATGGAAATGGCCGACGTGTTGCTGGCCAGAATCGTCTGCTCCCCCAGCAGCGGCTCGATGCGTTGATACAGCTCGCCTTTGACTTTCGGGTTCTCCACCACCGCTTCGATCACCAGGTCGCAGTTCTTGTATTCCGCGTCGGCCGTGGTGGCGTTGACCAGCGGAGCGAACTTGAGCATCCGCTGCGGATCGCTCCCCTTGGTCTGCTTGTTGTAAGAGACTTCTTCCAGAATCTTTTGCACGCCGCCGGCCAGGGCGGGCACGACGGCGTCGCTGAGCGTGACCGGCAGCTCGCGCTTGACGACCGCGGCGGCGATGCCCGAACCCATGATGCCGGCCCCGAAGATGCCGACCGATTTGATCTCGCGGGGTTTGACGGCGGCCGCCACGCCGGTGTCTTTTTTGTTGCGGTCGCTGAGAAAGAAGACGTTGATCAGTGCCCGGTTGATGGGCGTGCCGAACAGTCCGGCGAAGGCTTCGGCTTCGGCCTCGCCCGCGGCGTCGGCGTCGAGGCCGGCCGAGCCGAGCAACACTTCCAGCGCGGCCAGCGGCGCGGGATAGTGCCCCTTGGTCTGGCCCTGGATATAGGCCGAGGCCGTGGCGCCTAGAAAGCCCAGCTCGGTTTCGTCGATGTCGACCGGCTTGTGCCAACGCTGGCGGTCGGCCAGGTATTCTTTGGTTGTCGCCTCGCTTCGCACCAAGGCGACGGCCGCCGCGTCGAGGCGTTCACTGGGCACCAGGTCGGAAACCAGGCCCATTTGCATGGCCGTTCGTCCGTCGATCGGTTCTCCGCTCGTGATCATCTCGACCGCGTTGCCCAGGCCGACGATGCGCGGTGCCCGCACGGTGCCGCCCCATCCGGGGAACAGACCCAGTTTGACTTCCGGGAAGCCGAACTGGGCCTTGGGGCTGGTGCTCATGATCCGCCGGTCGCACCAGATGGCCAATTCGGCCCCGCCGCCCACGCAGATGCCGTCGATGGCCGCCACCGTGACGAACGGGCACCGCGACAGCCGCTCAAACAGCTTCCGGCCGCGGCTGGCGATGCCGATGGTCTGTTCGTGCGTGGGGTTCTTGGCGGCCACGAACTCCCGCAAGTCGGCCCCGGCCACAAAGATGCCGGGCTTGCCGGAACGCAGCACCAGCCCGGCCAGATCGCCGCGGGTTTCGAGTTGATCGAGGTGCTGCTCCAGCTCGTCGAGCACCGACTGCGATAGGACGTTGGCTCCCTTCTTCGGCGCGTCGAGCGTGAGCGCGGCAACGTCGGCATCGAGCATCGACAGGCGGATTGTGGAATCGTCGGCCATAAAGCATCCTTTTCCGGATCGGTTGACTCAAGGGCGATGATGTATTCTAGCAAGCGCACCTGGAAGCGGCAGGCATCCGCCGCGCGCGGCGCATTTGGCGACCGTAGCCCTTTCGCTCCGCGAGCGGAAGGCCGTTTACTCTGTGCCCATGCGACACGCGTGTCGCCTCGGCGCGTGTCGCCGGAGGCGAACGGGCCGCAGGCACTTTGGCCGCGCGCGGCCAAAGTGCCGACCGTGGCCCTTTCGCTGGAGCGAGAGGAAAGCCGTTTACTCCGCGCCCATGCGACACGCGTGTCGCCTTGGCGGCCTGTCGCCGGAGACGAACGGGCCGCAGGCACTTTGGCAGCACGCTGCCAAAGTGAGGAGGATGACGGATGACACCCCTCCAACGGATAAGTCGCAAACCCTTGTCGCCAAAGATTTTGCGCTTCCGCGACGGAACGCGGCCACATCCGTTTCTACAACGGCGCCTTCAGGGCATTTTCGAAGATGGCCAATTCGCGCCGAACGAGGCAGAGCGATGAACACCGACTTTTGCAAACGTTGGCAGCCTTCGAACACACTTGGCAGCCTTCGAAAAAAGCCGCGAGAAAGACGTAGCAGCCGTGCAGCGGAGGTTTGCTACGTTCAAAAACGCCAGCCGACGAAATCGACCTCTGATTTGAAGGTGGCCAACTCGCCACGGACCACTGACCACTGACAACAACCAACTTTTCAAAGAGCCTGGCCGGCGCGCTCGGCGCTGCCGCCCCGTCAGCCGTCGGGCTGCCAAATTGGCCGATACGACAGCCATCGGGTTATTGCAGCTATTCTCATGCCGCAAATGAACAAAGTAACACGTGTGCGCCGTTCGGGCCTTCATCCTGCCGCATTGAATCTCCCGGCGACTCGCTTTGCGAAAAGTGTGGGTGTCTTGCTCTGCCTCGCCTTGCGTTCGACCCGTTTTGCGTTCCGTTTTGCGTTCCACCTTATCCCCTTGTCCGGACCCTCACCGCCCGCACCATCACCAAAGCGGAGTTCCCACCGCCGTGCTGCCGAAATCGACGACCGTGCCGCCCGTGGTTCCTATGTTCAGGTTCGGCCTGAGTGCCTGAAGTCGCGCTATCCCCGCCGCGGTGATTGATTTTGCCCCGGCCAGATCGACCACCTCCAACGACGGCAGTGCAGCGAGATGCACAAGCCCCGCGTCAGTGATGCGCGTTTCGCGAAGACTGAGCCCACTTAGGCACGGCAGTCTCGCCAAGTGGCGCAGCGAGTCGTCGTCTACCGCGGTGGCCCACAACGAGAGGCTGGACAATTGGGACATCGTCGAAATGTCGGCCAGCGCCGAGGACGTGATCTTCGTCGCAGTCAGATCGAGGATTCGAATCGATGGTAACGCTGCCAGACATCGAGCCCCGTCGTCGTTGAAGTCGGTCTGGTAAAGACTGAGCTCTTCCAGTCGCGTGAGAGACGCGAGATGCCTAAACGCCACGCCGGCAACTTTGGCCTCACGCAGGCGCAGGACTCGCAAACGCGAGGCCCCGGCAAGACGGCGGAGGCCCTCGTCGGTGATTTCGTGCCCGCTCGTCACCTCGGGTCCGAAGGTCGCACGCAGCTTAGCGAGTGCGGCAGGATCCCCGTGTAGGTGGGCACTGATCATGTCGAGGTTCAGCTCCTCCAGCGCAGGCATCGAGGGAATATGTGCCAAGTCACTGTCGGAGATTCGCGTCCGGCTGAGATCGAGTAATCGCAAGGATCGCAACGCAGTCAGATGACGGAGCCCTTCACCGCTGATGCTCGTGGCCACGAGGCCGAGCTTCTCCAGCGACGGCAGCTTACCGGCAACCTCGCGCAGCACTGGATCGATCGCCCCATGCGCGGGCTCGTCGCCAAACGTGACGTACGGGCCGATCTGTACCGCCTTACCGGTGAGTCCCGCCTCCCTAAGCTCGGTCAGCGAGCCCGGAATCCAGTCGCGCCCCGGCTCACTTAGCCTCAGCTCCTTGAGCGTCGGCGACGCGAGGATCGCAGCAACCTCTTTCCTATCGGAAATGTCGCAAAACGCGCCGACAACAACGTCATGGCGCTCGAGCTTGCCCAAGCTGTCAATGCGACGTAACGACTCTGCGCCGCGGCCGGCCTTTTCGACGCAAACCTCGCGACCGTGCTTAACGAGCGGCGTGACGGTCGCGACGAGCGCGCGATAGGCGTGCTCGCGCGAGGCCCAAACGGCGAGCGGGACCGACGCCAAGGTGACCAGTGCGAGGAGCGACCGCAAGGCGTACTGAGGACGGAACGTATGTGGAGCGACAGGCGAAACGGCTTTCATGACACCCTGAATAACGACCTATTCGGCATTGTTGCCCGCGGCAAGCGTTTCAAAACTCAGGCCCACCGCTATCCGCACGGAAGCGACCACGGCGCGCGGTCACTTTTTAGGGGGCGGCAACCCCAACCAGCCAAAAATGTCCTTCTGCGCCAGGCCTGGTAAAGCACGATGCTTGCCGACGTCGTCCGCCGTTGCGGCCTTTGCGGCCTCTGGATCGTCTGGGTCGTCTGGCTTTGTCGTCTTGTCGACGTTGTTGTTGCCCAACGCCGGAAAGCTCGCACCATGTAATGCATCGGGGTTATCTGCATAGGTTTTGTCGTCGGCCTCGAACACGTTGAACCGGTCGTACGTGGCGCCATCGTTCGGCACCTCCGTGCTGGGTCCGCCGGTCTTACCGTTTGTGCTATTGACCGCGTCCTCCGTCAACAAATAGACACGTAGCTTCTTATCCCATTTGCCTTGGAATTCCTTCATGAACCCGGCCCCCTTCGACTTCGCTGGAAGATCCTTAATCCTTTCCGCGATCATGCCGGGGAGCAGCTCTTTAATCTTATTCGCCACCTTAATCGCCTTGTCGCCGCCCCAACTGTAACCAGCCAGCAAAAGGCGGTACACATTTTCATCCTTGAGTTTTCCCGCGGCAACGTCGTCCAGGATTTCCTTCACCAACTCTTTTGCAATCTCCTCCTCGTTGTTACCGACCGCGTCGAACGGGGCTGTGTTCTCGGAGGACGGGCGAAATTCTATGCCGGCCGGGGCCTGTTGCTTCTGCCCCTTCGGTGGCTTGGGCCTGTTAGCGTCGAAGCTTTTTTTGACATCCCGGAGCTGCTTCTGGAACCCGGTCGGATTGCTTTGCTCACCACGGCCGAGAATGCCGACAATTTTCACCGGCCCTGTGCCTTCCGCGAATTTTCGCTTCGTCGCGGCCTTTTGCTCGGCCTGCAACATCGCGACCTGCACGGCCCCGCCCTGCTCGGCACGCCCACCCGCCACACCCACTTCATCGCCGGAACGGAACATCGCGTCCTTGGTGCGCCGCTCCTCGCCGGCCTTGGCGAAGTGGAGGTCTTCGCCGGCCACCTTGGCCGGTCCGCCCGAGATCTGCAGTTCCTGCCCTGGCCTAAAAACGGCGTTGACCGGCTCTGGACTCGTGTTATGCACGAGCACCGCGATGTCGCCTTCCAGACTGCCGACGAAGTAGGTGTGGAAATCCGCCACCCGGAGGTTGAACACTTCTTCTATTGTATCACTCTCCTCCACGCTGGTCACGATCGCCGGCACCCCACTGTACGAACGCAGCTCGTCGCGCGGCTGCAGGCGCGACGCCGCCACAAAGCCTTTGCCTCGGACGTACAGGGGGTGATTGCCGGTGATGCGGATCAGCTTCCCATTAACGCGAATGTGCCATAGCCGCGCCGGCTGATTCTCGTAGAACTGCAACACCGGCTTGGTCGCGATCGTGCCCTCCGGATCCGCGTCGTGTGCCGCGCTCACCTCGCCGCCGGCCACGAAATCCTCGATCGCTGCCCGAACGCCGTTGTGAACAATCGGCGTTCCGCGCGGGAGGCAATACTCGTGCAGAAGGCTCAGCCCAAGCTCGTTAAAGGCGGCGTCGTTGGCGGCGGCGGCCAGATTCGCCGACGGGCCAGCGCCCCAGTACGGCGTACCGCCGACGTGGACTGCCGGGCCGACGGGCGAATAATCAAGGTCGCCGGGGCCGTTCGAACTGGTGGCATTGGAGCTATTGTTGAAGTAGGCCAGCAGGCCGTTGCGGTCGATGCCGGTTTCGGCGAAGTTATCGATCGCGCCCGACAAATAGTTGCCCGTCTCGGTGACCGTGTAGTTGGTGGCCGGCGTGCTGTTGTAAGGCAGATTGGCCAGATAGCCGGTCTCCGCCAGGGTGTCGTTGCCGCCGCCGCTGATCGTGCGGCCGAACTGCCCGCTCAGCTCGTTGCCGGTCTCGTTCGTCGAATAACTGTCGCTGCCGCTGAGCGACTGACCGAAGGCGCCGTTCGCATCGCTGCCGTTTTCGGTGATCGTGTAGCCGTCGTTGCCGCCCTCGTTCAGCGTGTATTGCCCGGTGACGTGGCTGCCGGACTGCGTGAGCGAGTAGCCGTTGCTGCCCGTTTCGGCCAGCGTGAAGGTGGCCGAGCCGGAGTGCACCGACTCGTTGAACGAATAGCCCTGGGTGGGCGATTCGCTGAAAGTGTAGTCGCCGCTGAGATTGTTGCCGCTCTCATAGATCGTGGGTGATTGCGTGCTGCTGGAGGTCACCGTGTAGCTGCCGCCCGAATCAGTGCCACCCTGGCTCAGCGAGGTGGTTTCCACCTCGTTGGTGGTGCTGGAATAATCGCCGCTGATGGTGTTGCCCGTCTCGGTCGCGGTGGAACTGGTCGTGTCGCTCGACGACAGGCTGAAGCTCGTCGTGCCGTCCTGGCTCGCCTGGTTGAGTGAATTCGTGTCGCTGTCGTAGGTCGTCGTCGAAGAAGTGCCCACGATCGAGTTGTCGGTGCTGTAGACCGTTGTCGTCGAGTTGTCGGTCTGGACGATCGTGTAGCTGCCGCTGGTGTTGTTGCCGATGTTCGTGAGCGTGCTGCTGTCGGTGTCGGTCTCGCTGGAGCTGCCGTAGCCGGTGATTTCGTTGCCGAACTGGTAACTGCTGACCGTCGTGCTGGTGTCGGTCGCAGAGTCGCTGTAGCTGTTGCCGGCCCGCGACCCGCTGTCGTGCGTGGTGGTCGTCGTGCTGCTCGATTCGCTGAGCGTGAAGCTGCCCGTGATGGAGTTGTCGCTGCCGGTCGAGGAGCTGGAGGCGAGCGTGGTGATCGTCTGGCTGTCGCCGT is part of the Pirellulales bacterium genome and encodes:
- a CDS encoding DUF4288 domain-containing protein, with protein sequence MSWYAAHLVMFVEFKDTVQEQHPVWENIVLIGAASEEEAFEKAERHGRSAEGDECGSFRWGKKPAQWVFAGVRKLTECAMLSDVPGDGTEISFNELELASREDVRKLAQGKPVQVTLADRFPTTSRSGADAESKARKRKPA
- a CDS encoding acetyl-CoA C-acyltransferase translates to MKRAVVIDGVRTAIGRAHKEKGVFRDVRSDDLAVAVIQALVERTGIDPAEVEDLVLGNTQQQGEQGLNVARSIGLMANLSPATGGTTINRLCGSSLQALNQATHAIMAGFEDVQIVGGLEHMHHIAMDAGIDINPKLFHRTSKGALNMGVTAEFLAQTQGISRQEQDVFSMRSHHRAAEATANGDFKNEIVPVWGRNEAGERTLVETDQCIRPDCSLESLGALKPAFMPGVGTVTAGNSSPLNDGAAAMLVMSEEKAAELGLKPLVRVLSTAVVGVDPCVMGTGPVPATQKALKRAGLSLKDIDLIELNEAFAAQTLACVRMLGIDEEKLNVRGGAIAIGHPLGASGARIATTLIHTMVDRGATRGLATMCIGVGQGIATIFELV
- a CDS encoding DUF1501 domain-containing protein, encoding MTRHEPTFNRRSFLQAGLAAGLAGPSLAAAARPLVAKADAVIFVWLPGGVCQADTWDPKRFTPYEKGMKGSGLLGTCPSIPTTVDGLSIGAGLEQMASVMHHATVLRSLTNETKFGAVHLKAQYYMMTGYLFPVGVKAPSMGAAVARTLGPRNPQVPPYIYLGRDIDTSDTEKQFINEYIGPGFYGPKHAPLMIPNPVRGLATLSATAGMTVERLDRRLKMLEEVQRASGGSLRDSAKVEDYLRVMAQARAMMDSPVKLALDYVKQERAATIAAYEPQITAEQVKDKKYYFGRRFGHGLLVARRLVEAGARFVQVEYQYGAFKGFDTHEDGSTRIVELKKQVDGPLAQLIRDLADRGLLERTLVVVATEFGRTIANQPKAGVEPIGFAEQQSGDDLLIESEKMYGFHGHFSSANTLLFFGGGFKPGLVYGRTAERHPMVPVEHAVSLSDVHATVYRALDIAPDTAYVTEGRPFHVTKDGKGRAIEALLA
- a CDS encoding polymorphic toxin-type HINT domain-containing protein: MTRLATHRVLWQSIHKQSSCKRSDRLRRRPPLIAVAAAAPVERHRHDARQQQQRHRPLFARRDEFRHNSNWETDTNQADTSHSTSTEYDNSTTSENGNEVTGSYSNNEQGSSSGTLWSVEYNQSSTTSISQNETGTTSASESGNNVTGDKSGSSYDTSTTTMYPAETNLGDMVGPPVLSVTATETDQSTDSTTYSGNDVTGYTSTSSHATDTLSRPESISDASSDTSGSKYSWTTVDTSETANSITGSFSLVENTNASFSNAETDTNSGLSTSNTETGNSTDTVHRSGNSIAGNYSLSDVSNSSTTVLENDTVGAVTTTATTYQSDYSSVSSSGNDVTGGSTSSETGNSSATLYQSDAYGGSDGDSQTITTLASSSSTGSDNSITGSFTLSESSSTTTTTHDSGSRAGNSYSDSATDTSTTVSSYQFGNEITGYGSSSETDTDSSTLTNIGNNTSGSYTIVQTDNSTTTVYSTDNSIVGTSSTTTYDSDTNSLNQASQDGTTSFSLSSSDTTSSTATETGNTISGDYSSTTNEVETTSLSQGGTDSGGSYTVTSSSTQSPTIYESGNNLSGDYTFSESPTQGYSFNESVHSGSATFTLAETGSNGYSLTQSGSHVTGQYTLNEGGNDGYTITENGSDANGAFGQSLSGSDSYSTNETGNELSGQFGRTISGGGNDTLAETGYLANLPYNSTPATNYTVTETGNYLSGAIDNFAETGIDRNGLLAYFNNSSNATSSNGPGDLDYSPVGPAVHVGGTPYWGAGPSANLAAAANDAAFNELGLSLLHEYCLPRGTPIVHNGVRAAIEDFVAGGEVSAAHDADPEGTIATKPVLQFYENQPARLWHIRVNGKLIRITGNHPLYVRGKGFVAASRLQPRDELRSYSGVPAIVTSVEESDTIEEVFNLRVADFHTYFVGSLEGDIAVLVHNTSPEPVNAVFRPGQELQISGGPAKVAGEDLHFAKAGEERRTKDAMFRSGDEVGVAGGRAEQGGAVQVAMLQAEQKAATKRKFAEGTGPVKIVGILGRGEQSNPTGFQKQLRDVKKSFDANRPKPPKGQKQQAPAGIEFRPSSENTAPFDAVGNNEEEIAKELVKEILDDVAAGKLKDENVYRLLLAGYSWGGDKAIKVANKIKELLPGMIAERIKDLPAKSKGAGFMKEFQGKWDKKLRVYLLTEDAVNSTNGKTGGPSTEVPNDGATYDRFNVFEADDKTYADNPDALHGASFPALGNNNVDKTTKPDDPDDPEAAKAATADDVGKHRALPGLAQKDIFGWLGLPPPKK
- a CDS encoding 3-hydroxyacyl-CoA dehydrogenase NAD-binding domain-containing protein; translated protein: MADDSTIRLSMLDADVAALTLDAPKKGANVLSQSVLDELEQHLDQLETRGDLAGLVLRSGKPGIFVAGADLREFVAAKNPTHEQTIGIASRGRKLFERLSRCPFVTVAAIDGICVGGGAELAIWCDRRIMSTSPKAQFGFPEVKLGLFPGWGGTVRAPRIVGLGNAVEMITSGEPIDGRTAMQMGLVSDLVPSERLDAAAVALVRSEATTKEYLADRQRWHKPVDIDETELGFLGATASAYIQGQTKGHYPAPLAALEVLLGSAGLDADAAGEAEAEAFAGLFGTPINRALINVFFLSDRNKKDTGVAAAVKPREIKSVGIFGAGIMGSGIAAAVVKRELPVTLSDAVVPALAGGVQKILEEVSYNKQTKGSDPQRMLKFAPLVNATTADAEYKNCDLVIEAVVENPKVKGELYQRIEPLLGEQTILASNTSAISIGRLAEKLKRPERFCGIHFFNPVRKMPLVEVIRGPKTSDETVATAVAFAKAVGKSPIVVNDGPGFLVNRLLLPYMNEALELILDGVEIKAIESAAKTFGMPMGPITLYDVVGLDTAYYAGQVMHEAFPDRIGESPLLAAMVKAGRLGQKTGVGFFAYKDKKEGRGTPDPTLADVVKPLMRGQTRLREQQIIERLFLPMVLEATRILEEQKVRDPRDVDLGLIYGIGFPPFKGGLLFWADTLGAAKIVEMLKPYQSFGKRYQATPMLERLAKEGRTFYGE